TTATCCCATTTGTATTTATAGTTTCGTGCCCAATTTTGTGTTAATATATTTAGCACCTTATTAACGTTTAATGAATTATAATCCATATGCAGCAATATATAATCAGGGTTCTAATTTAATAATTTGTATAGGGTTCAAAAAACATTATTAAAATCCAATAATGAGGTTATTGCAAAAATACAATACAAAGAATctgaaataatataaaaaaattaacttAATGATTATCATATTTTTGTGCACTTTACACTTTTAAACAAACTTTGCCTGTGCACTCTGCACTTAAAGAATGTTTGAGAATAGGTATCATTAAGTGTATCATAGGTATCATACTCTAATTCCTGAATTTAAAAATAAGAGGTTGCAAGTTTTAGGTTAACATTTTGAGGATTAGGATTACTTTTACGATTGGACTTTTGAGGCATTTTAAGCCCTGGTTATACAGTTTAATTCTTAGGTTTTACAGTATTCAGTAAATATACACATGTATAATAGACTGGTATACACAATAAAATTATGTAATGAGTGAAGTCTTAATTTCCTTTATTATCGATTTGTACTGATGTTAACAATTTGCGAAGTTCACATTCATATTTTGGGCCCAGGAACTAGAGGTCGACCAACTTTCTGAAAGGGAGTAGGGTCTAAAACATGAGAAAAATCTATAACTGTTTAAAGTAatcgcaaggtgtgtgtgtgtgtgtgtgtcacgtagGATCAAAACATGTACCCACATGGGAATTATGGCGACTATTTCCATGCAGGTACAGGTTTTGATCTTACTTCCGGAGACTTTGGACTGTAATGGGATTAGTTAGGTTCTGTTATTCCCTGTAAAATAATCTTGTTTCTTGCATTTATGATGTGTTGTGTGAGTTAAGGGCAATGTGTGCCATATGTAAGATAAACTATAAAAATTTAATAAATCCGAACTTGAATTAATAACTAAAACAAAGGATGTCACAATAGCCTAATCTAGCAACTGAAAGTATTCAGACACCCGAGGGCAACTGAATTATCATTACTAAACAATCAAGTAAAACAAATGAGAATATATACAATTCTATACTTCTACATTCCTGATGCAGGAAACCAAAAGATACTCACAGTTGTCGTCCAGGAAATATTGGACGAATTGGTCGAGGGAGCCGGTGTAGCCGTGACCGAGGATGAGACGAGAGTGGTGAAAGTAGGATACGACCACGTCCTTGGGAGACCTCGCCACGTACACCACCTGCACGTGCAAGACAGACTACCATGTACACATGCTGAGTACCAATATATTTTATAAGTTAAACTGTTATCAGAATGTTAACGAATGAACGACTCCTGTTATCAGAATGAGAATTTTCCCTTCCCATACCTCAAGGTAAACCTTAGCCAATATATATTTCCTCTGGAACACGACCTACCAATCTGTCTACAACCAGGTAccagttactgctgggtgaacagagacgaATATTTAAGGATTGGGGCCAAGACAATTCCCCCTGGCCAGGACTAACCCCGACGAAATCGCTCGCGAGACGTGGGACGAGTACGTAATAACCCCTCTATACTATATGTAGTACAACAGTAACTCCGCCCAAGGAACAGTAGGTAATGTATATCAAGTTGTGATCGAAAATTTACTGAACTGTCAATACTACGTACGCCATTACCAACACCCACCAAAGGCATCGCCTACGTCAACACCAACAAGGATTAACGATACGAGTCGCGTTTCTTTTCGTTACAGACTGAAAAAATATATTGCCATTCAGATGGGCAACAACTCTTTCTGTTGTACTCACAGTTTCAATTATTAAAATAGATTCCTTTATATAATCACAATTTATAATGCATTTAAAAAACAGTTTTCTgtggttggaagaaaacgcgcaCAGAGTGGGGAACTTGTTtgtttaataattaataaataattataataattaattataataataaacattAATTATGACGAAGCATAATAACTAATTATGGCAACTAAAATAGATAGTTTAAGTGGATAATTAATTATGTGACTAGTAAAAATTAGTGAATAACAAAGAATTATTATCCTGAAATGATAATAGAGAATAGCCAATATAAAGATAGTATACAACTCAATTACAATTAATCATTACATCTATAATTAGTAACTGAAAGTTGCATTATTTGCATTTACACTAATGACAATTCTTGTTAATATGTCTTGGCTTTGGGGTTTCCGGCGGAGCACCCTCCAAAGGTAACACAAATGCGTAGCAAGACAACAAAAGTGTCGCCTGAACCTGCCTGATTGTCGTCCCGTGAAAGaaaacaggggatgcagaggatcccggGTGGAGGGTAGGCGTTTTTGATGTGGAACGTCTGCGGTGCGGCAAACAGTGTACGCCGGGGCGCAGGCGCTCTATATATGTACCCCCACTTGGTGCGCGCCCAGCTCAGACGTTTGGACACAACTCTTGAGAATGACATTTTCTTCTtcacagaaaacccaccgtttttttgGCAAAATCAGTGTCTATTTCTCACAGTCGTCTACAAACTCTCATTTAACTCCTAAATTTGGCGAGTACAATTAATCGAGCCTACAACCAGTAAGAACACGCGTGGACACGAAGACTGATTCATCATTTACTTATTCACTTGTGAGTTATGAAACTATGCAAATttgttgtataatgttgtggtcattattaaaattatttcctaaaatttataaaaaaatataaatccaTATATATTGCAAtgcaaaaaaaaattgtaccagctGTCATTATAGTTATAGGGTGTGTGCAGGTTAGATGTAATTGTAAATATACAATTCTTTGCTATAGGCTGATTAAGACCGTTTATGCCCACTGTGTATGtatatttcatatattatatatataatgttatatatataatataatatatatatatatgggcgaacaagcctcaatggtcgagtggttaagggatcctgtacatcagatgcattgcttctggcagtatgggttcgagtcacttctggggtgtgagtttacagttatgtgtatataaatataatatatatatatatatggggcatacaataaactagccgcctccggtggcAACACTCAAACCACTGTTACTTTTACTATGGACAACCTCTTAACGCTTCAGAGCTCAAAccatttaataaatatataaattaagccaCCAGGATAGAGGCAAAATGTACAGGTCTCTTTAATAAACGCAAAGTGTTTGCCGAATCCTGACGCAGCGTCTCTGGCCTGACCTTAGCAGTGTCCAGAAGATCCGGAGTGAGGAGAGAGAAGGGCAGGTGGGTCTTGATGGTCCGTGGATCAGGTATTGCCTCCGCCAGTTGTAACATTACTCCATCCTTGGGGTCCTTGCCAGGACACATCACTTTAAATGCTTCTACTAAAGGATTGCTATCATCCAACGGTGGAATGTTCTTTGAgagcatcaacatatctaaactgaaagcaaaataaaataaaattataggTAAAAAATAATTTGGTTTGAAATAAGGTAACAAATAATGCAATACTAAGAAAGTTGGTTTGGGGGCTAAATGCAGACATTTCACTTTCAGGGACAGCCCTCTTTGTaacacatcaatgacatagataagAGTTGTAACTCGTATCCTCAAATTTTAAGTCAATTCATTAAAATGGGCAACGATACGATACTTGCAAAACTATGTGAATTAAACACATGGTTAGAAAAATTGGCAAATGCCTTCATTATTGAAAAATTAGAGACCTTGCATGAGTAGCATCAAAGGAGACTAGAACCGTGTAGGGCATTTTGAAGTGGTGTGTAAAATCCGTAGACTTCATTACGTAATGTAAATTACTTTATAtcaatgggcagcacaaaacgtccagtagactatgcgacacagtggttgcaaggatcaggttgggttaccgttatctgtggcaggtggctgcaggtgacggatctcccaatcctgagcactccagttgcaaactctgagcaggaactgcggcacgatctcccacactacatcaccgaatgcccagttattagacctttcagaccagttggcatgaggtacctggagctttgcaattactttattcactctcgtattcttgaagttatcctcacagtgtacccaaaatttgccagtgcaggctactaaacatatggccctgtgtgactaaccatcctctgtgatggggattttttagcaacaCCTAgttatctatttttttttttttttttttttttgacacactgtactccacttcatatatctagggtagctgcactaatgcagatgtacctcatgtactaataaaaaaacaattattaactctcgtgttcttgaggatatccacaTTTTCTCACAAAATTTGCCAGtgaaggctactaaacatatagcCCTGTATGACAAACCATCctacgagatggggacttttagtaccacTGTTATCGGATTGACTCTTGTGTTCACGATATCCTCATAATACACTcaagagtttgccagtgcagactgctgttCACATGCCATTGTATGAAACCACCAAGCGGTCGAGTGGTTAAGAAACCAGGTACGCCATGGTGCAtaatgctcctggctgtctggattcGAATCTTTCTGGGGTGTgcagtttttatttgcatattggcttggggaccattcaagatatataattttatttatttttatttgttttgaaaaaaaaaagtggaaggggcggtaggagaaaagcacacgcaAACTGTGttagaggggacctaaacattccctctaatgtgtTATGCATGGTTTTCTCGAGGCTAGATGCGATGTTATGCATGgttttcttcatatatatatatatatttatatataatatatatgtcgtacctagtagccagaacgcacttctcggcctattatgcaaggcccgatttgcctaataggctgagtgatttactttattttcaaaatattgtttccaattggtttatttgaaataaaattattatattatattaagaacaaattattaacttagttatgctagtttaggttaggtgaagataggttaggttcggtcacatatctatgttagttttaacacaaattaaaaaaactaaactcatacatattgaaatgggaagctttatcatttcataggaaaaaaaatcgaaaaatatataaattcaggaaaactttgcccactaggcaaattggaccttgcatagtaggccgagtactgtgttctggctacaacatatatataacccccccccccccaaaaaatggGGGTCTGGGATTCTCTGAGAGAGAATGGTTTGTCATAATAATAAGGGATACACATAGGTCGAGATCAGGTGTAGGATGTGGTTTTTATACCGTAAGTAAATGTTGGCGACCGTGTGTTAGGATGCAACACATGAAATTCGGGTTCGGAAAGGATAAACCGAGGGTCCGCGATATGAAGATGCTgcaatgatgaaaataatgtataAAGAAAACATTACAATGCTGGACGTCATGTGTAGTGAGGATGACCCAGGGCCATGCCCAGCCTCGGCTAGAACAGCTACTTACTCAAGGAAGGGAGAGCGAGCCAAGACCGACAAGCTGGCTAAGGGATGATCCAAGTCAGGATTGTTCCTCAAGGTCCAGACGATCTCCTGCATCCATGTTGTTCCACACTTTGGCCACGTCATCACCACCGAATCACTCTCACGAAACTTtggaaaaaaatgcaatagagtgaagtaaataattaaaaaaagccACAAAATTCTTTTGAATATCTTCAACGTCTGTGTCAGTTAAATTAAAACATTCTATGTAGTTTAGGATGCCAAATGAACAAAAATTAAAAGGTACGAGCGGTCAAAGGCATCAAATTCCTTTTAAGCAGCACAACTACTGTAATTTCGTTTCAATTCGTTTAAGCGTTAAAAGATAATTTCTAACGGCATGCAGAACCTGCCCAAATTCCATGTTGACAGTGCAGGTAACCAGGCGGTGCCTGGCCATTTTTCTCAATCACACCTGCTAGCTAAGATTACTGTACCAGACAACCCTTCATGGTGTTGTGTAGATTAACAGGAGTGCCCGAGTAAAGGCCAATCTTTGGCAAGAAGCCTTGCACCTCTTTATGCTAGAATCGATCCAAAGGAGTCTTGCAACAGACATGATGAATAATACCGTTCGATTGTTAACGAGGATTGCCTTCCCATTCAACTTAACAGAAGTGACACAGTTGGCGTAATTACTGGCATCAAGAATTTGTGATTCAGTTAGCTGGTGCCGTGACGGGTACGCTGCGGCTGTGGCCGGGAGGGATGGAGTCAACATTGCCTCCTGTGAAGCGGTTGTTGACGGCTGGGTTAGTTTAAAAATCGTCAGAAATTCGTCTCTGGCATTCCGTATTATATATTGCACCCCCGGGAGACGGCTGGGGATATTCCTTAGAATTCTCTGGCTCTGTGACATTCTGCAGTAAAAGTGGTGTTGGCAGACCTCCTGAGAGTTGATGTGGCTTCGATTGAAGGCGTCTCGATCGTCTCCGCCCATCGACTGGTCGTTAATATTACTACGGCGGATGTGTTCGCGGCCTTTGTTTGCCGTTATGTTGGGCGCTCATTTACATTGTCCAAGAGTGGTGGGACTGtgctcggaccgcagtggtgctacGATTTGGGTGAGTGTCCATGGTGCACCCTTCGAGTTCCCTGATGCCTTGCTACACCGATATTTTGGCCAGTTTTGCCGGGTGATGAACTTTCGGATGAATGTCAGTTCATCTGGCCGACTGAAGGGTGTACTCAATGGGATCCGGGCCCTCGTGATGCAGCTTACGTCTGCAGTCCCGTCTTCAGTGCTCCTGATGGGATATTATATCCAGAGTTTTTATGCAGGTCAGCAGCGAACCTGTTTCCGGAGCGGCttgttgggccatcaggctgctgggtgccaTGTGGATGCCGTAGAGCATGTAAACCTGTTCCGGGAAGAGGACTTCCCTTCTCTGGAGGTTCAGGATTTTGagtgatgtggtggttgttgtgcctACACCGTCGGGGGTTATGGAGCGTGCGTCAGGGCCGGTGCCTGCTGCACCCCTGGTGGAATATGGGGGCCATggatgtggagagtggtgttttacCGCTGCTGAGATCTGTCCCGTCTTCAGATGCTGTGTCTTCTGCGGAGGTCTGTGGTGGTGCATTGCCGCTTGATGGGAGGTTGTGCGAGTCGAGTGTCTCTGTGGACATTCATGCATTACCGTCCGTGTCGGTGTGTGGTCCGGTGCCTCCAGTGGATGAGGCGGCTGAAATGTTGCGTGATCGAGCGATGCGCGATCGTGTGAGGCCTACTGGGGCGTCAGGGGGAGGTCGACCTTTCAGACGATATGTACCTGGAGTCGAAGCGTTCCAGGAGGACTAAGTTTGTCTCCTCCTCGGGGTGTCGCCTGGGCAGAGGTGGGAATACAGTGATCTGGTAACACCTGCTGTGGCGTGTCATGGTAGTGGGCTTACGGTTCTTGCGGTTTCTGGTCATGGTCCGGGCGTGGTGGTGGAAGGTACCTCTGTcccggtggcggtgggtggtgtgtgggcctTTATTCCTGCTCCTGTGCCTTCTCCTGCACCTCTGGTTCCGGGTTCACCAGCATGGGAGGTTGTTACCCCTGTCGGTAGTGGTGTGAGTACTGACATAGTCCTGAAGAAGGATACAGTTCGCAAAAAGGGTACTGTCCGGAAGACTTCTGTGCCTCTGGACCCTTTGTCACGGGTTTCCGTTCCCCCGCAGCCGGTGGTGCCGACCCATGTTGCCGGCCCCTtcttggggggagggagggtggttgcCCCATTGGAGGGAGCTGTggagatggaagatgtagactcgTTTGTGACGGAACTAGTAATGGCGGTCCCATGGTATTCGTCGACGTGTGGGTGCCGAGCGCGCGGAGATTCGTCTCTGGCTTTCCGGATTATATGTTGCACCCCCGGGAGATGGCTGGGGATATTCCTTCCAATGAGCGGCTTTTGTGGGAAGCGTACTGTTTGCAGTTCCATCAATACATAATCATTGTCGGCACCCTGACTGAGGAAGGCAGCCGCCCGCCTGGGAAAGAAGCGCCCAGTACCGGAGGAaagtttgttgacatcaaagtgtgcacgtgtgtggtgttgataacATTTTTAATAAACATTACCGTACAAACCACTTATCTAATCACCAGTGATAATTCCCTAGATACTCGGGAAGTCCTTGATCTATAATCTAAACTGTAATTAGATAATGAGAACTCTTGATAAGAGAAGTGAATTCGAGCACTGGTACCAGGagtctctccatgtttcctccgtTGTGACCGCATTCTAACAACTGCTACAAGACGCCATTCCCCAGCAAAAGCCACCAAGGACATGACCAACATCAAGGCTGCCATATTCCCATCAAAATATAGAGCCTCGTTTCAACAATATCATCATCTGATAACGTGCCTGATTAGGCTCCGGTTCTCAGTTTCAGGATAAGTTATTAATTGTTTTAGAGTGAAGATTGGCCAATAGTATGCTTTATGACATTAATACATCCATATATAAATTCAGATTCGTTAGGCAGCGAGAAAATGCCTCACCAATTAGCGAGTTGATTTACCTTCTTCAGTGACTGAATCTTTTATTGCTGAATATTCATATAAATCTGAATATCTATATCTTATGTATTTAATTCTTTAGTATAAAATCACATTTAATTACCATATCCATTAATCTTAACTTATGAAATTtgtttattttattgcatataatattttatttgCATATTGCCCATACATTAGACTttattagtttagttcatttattatgcacccccatacccatcttgtgggtggcagtggaaagggtttcagaggcacataatgggctcagggattgaaccctacaattcatttagctaagcaagttacaatcttaatgaaCTAGTTAAAAAATTCAgtacaagtcgtcacatcatcaacgggttcgagatcgaccacaagtacagtttctaaattaagcaactgacatatgtggagagttagtatcacaatttatatgtttgcccTGCACACCCAGTGGGCAGCTGTGAACagattacaatcacttagttactacctacagttagcaaacgggatatttggctaacatttctggtagtagataattttgaatgaaacatttacacatcgctggaacattagttatagaattgtctctgaattcacgtatcttttcgcactccatcacaatgatggagggtgtgcgaataattttgttgacacagtttacatttggtcaggtctacatcggcaggtaatgaaaattcccagagatacttgtaaccgagtctaagccgagcagtagtaacatctagaagtctgctgattatattggatgaaccatagacgtgtggctcctcttgcatgatagtataatgataaatgggattactggtgtcgattttacTTTGTCTCATATCTACAAGACTTATTATACTTGTATTACTTTTATTATACAACAACTTTGTTGAGATTATCAGAACAATTGATAATATGGCTGTTACAATATTTCTAGAGCTAGATTAAACTTaatatatccctgaaaaaaattaTGTACCTAGTTCAGATCTTAGATAATGAACCGTACCAGTGTTTACAGTTATAGAACTGTATATTATCATATACTTTTATAAAATACAAGCTAAACGTGTTGAAATACCCGCAGGTATATTGTGGTTCTGCTATCAATAACCTAGCTCAGCCTTGAGGACTCTACCTGCTACAGCCCATTATCAGTATCAAGGTCACAGAGAATTTGGACTTACTCAAACATAGGACCATTGTCCCTAGAGAAGAATTTGCATgttttattttgcattttaatgaATTATATTCAGCACTTAATTTTCAAGTTCTATGCAATTCTCTTCATCAACATAATCCCGGAATTTTTTCCACAGCCTGCTGTCCATACAGATATATACAGACCATGCATACAGATATAGCCTACATGGTGCCTCTCCACCCGAGGGCAGCGTAGCACACTCGATACCCACCTCAAGGACAGGTTACAGACCCATCACACTCACGCTCTCCATTCAGGATGGACTGAATAGCAGTGTCCCATTACTTTTCAATAAATCACAAAAGCCCTACATCCAAAAGGGATCAAGCAGCCTATTTCATAGAAGGGAATGGGTGCCGTTTTGTTATTGAATGagataaattattatttataattaatcCCATTCAGTGACAAAACGGCACCCATTCCCACCCAAGAAACAACGAAATATAAGCAACACAGCGCCTCGGACATGTCTCAATGACAGAACAATTCTCACAAAGTCACTCGAGGTCACTTAAATCCTTTATCTCTGTCAAGTTAGACAAAAAATAACAACCCTATACACAAGCCTAAAAGAACTTTCAAATATAATAGATTACAGTAAGTACCATGATTTAAATGTAATAGATACATTAAGACACGAGATAAAATAACCTTTCTTTAATTTTAATGCACACAAGAAAAAATAATTGAAGTAGTCTATACatatattgatctcattttgcactcccccccccctcaagacaTTTAATTTTCCTACCTTGAACTTGAAGAGGTTGTCGGCAAATTTGGTGTAGTCAGccgggtatagccacctgccgggGTTGAGGCGGATAAGGCCATTGGTATAACCTTGAAAGTCACGCTCCTGGTGCTCCAGctcctccccctccaacacctccacagTGTGACCACTCGCTAGCTGGGTCATCCTTAACCTAGAATATACAAGTTATGCAAGCTATGTAACCCTTCGTTCATATCGTCAAGGGTTGCTGTAGAAATGTATGAACCTACCTActttgtgtagcttccggggatcaactgacccgcggcccggtctccgaccaggcctcccggttggtagtctgatcaaccaggctgtttgagggGGCTGTTCCCAGCTTGACGTATcaatcacagcttggttgatcaggtatgcttTAGAATTCCTGATCTATGTTAATAAGTCATAAAATATTCAAGAATTATAGAATAACGTTAATCAACTTTATCAATACCTATGTTTATTACGAAAGCTTAGTGAAAAAAaactagttcatttattatgcaccccataccaatcctgtgggcgatattatgaagggttacagaggtacataatgggcacCGGGACTAAACTaacattttttattatttatatataaatacacattgggtttatgaaagtacatagcattgatgtttatacatatttgcaaagccactaacatgcatagagtttcgggcagaAGCAAGTACCTGTATTTAACAAgttatttagctaagcaagtaacagtGTTGACAAGTGACAAGCTAGTTACGCAGTTTAATGTATATTACTATTATATTAAAAATGGGTTCGAGTCCAACCATAGTAAACTCTAAGCTAAGTAACTCATACACGGTGAGGTAATTCCATAAATTTATTTGcctattacacccccccccccccccatgtccacCCTCcagccagtgggcagcggtggaatgGTTACAGTCACCCACATCTACTACTCACAGTTAGCAAACTAACTGTGGCTAAAATTTATGGTGGTTGTTCACTTTCAATTAAATATTGTGATTTTCACAATAGTTGCGAATTAATCTAAAAATCTGGAAAAATTAAAGCTCAAGTGGAAATGATGATAATGTTACAAATTTCTttttaccatttatatatatatatattatactcacGACTTTATTTTACAAAGGAAAGGAGTTCCACGGTGTGACTATTCTCAGGTGATCCAGACTGGAGGAAGGTTGTCAAacgcctccagcagcaccactacccgCCATGTTACCAagtattaccttaccttaccttgaggttaccttgaggtgcttccggggcttagcgtccctgcggcccggtcgtcgaccaggcctcctggttgccggactgatcaaccaggctatttcAGTTTCAGTATTTCCTGAAACGCTGAAACGCTTCACACAATAACAAGTCTGCCTTACACTAAATATTTTAACTTCAGACATTGACTGCTATTCCGCAGTACCTATTTATAATTCTTGAAGTTGCTGTCCTATTAAGTAACAAAAGTAGTGGGATTTATTTTCCTATTATACACGTTGATGTATATTATgcagaaataataattattaatttacgCAGCTTTGTTCCCGAGCCCGTTATCTGCCTCAACGttttccactgccactcacagcaaGATTACAGTGTACAATACATTAAAACAATGCACGTTAACAATATGCTAACCTCAATAACGTAAGCATATAAACCGACTCATAACACAAACTATTACTTATTATTAACATGGCAACATCTAGGTAGCTGTACATGCtgatatggtggtgtgtccactcacaggatgagtggcgctgcccaataaactcgcccctcggggcaatattaaaaaaaaaaaagtaagatAGCCATGTACTACGTACTGTGGTGCCTCACGTCTTCAAATCTTCCCTCTCCACAGCACTAAACTTGCACCTCAGCACCTCCCCGTTCTTGGCAGGCAATTATAACAGCGCGACTACTCACCACAGCAACCACCTCAGAACTGCCCGGCGAGGAAGCTATCAGCCCGTTGGTCCTGACTTTGCTTAGTCACGGGCAAGGGTTCAAGGTCCCCCATGTTTTGTCGATGTGACGTCATCGCTAGTCCTTTAACAACCGTAACATAATTAAGGCTTTTTTAAATACAACTTCTGTACGGGGTATCAATGATATATTACGTATTATGAGCGGGTGTTCTTAGCGGTGAGGGTTGTTCTAGGCAACGACAGCAGTTTGTGGGCGGACAATACGGGGTCTCATTGCCAACGATGCAACCTCGTTACTACGATGTTGTTGGTCTGAATGCTTCGCACTGGAGAGACATCTCATCTAATGCGCTGTGTCAAGATAGACCATTTACAGGGATGTGTCCGTACCCCAATTCTCGAGTATACATTGAGAGTTCACTGAATTAATTTgtcatattaaaaatatatacaaattataaaactgTAGGCATCATCTCTGAAATTCAATCCTATGTTCCTTGCTCTGCCTTGTATTATTAACAGGATGGGCATGGAGTGCCTTTATAACCAATACAATACAAtgtttattcaaaagaatgtgtgtaTAAAGAACATAGGAGTAATATACAAATTGTAGGGACAAGAGTTACACAATCTCTGAAGCcacttacgcaaagcgttttgagccaaaatataaaataaatagaaAAAATTTACCAAAGGTGTAAGGGGGTAAACTTCTTAATACTAAGGAAGAAATAAGCAAATAAAATGAGAACGTTCATAGAAAATAACAAATGAATGCAAAAATGGTGACACTTGAGGATGACAGGCATAGGCTATTACAATATGTAGTCAGTAGTTGTAGTACAGTAGATTGACATTAACATAATGGAAATATAGGATGTAGTTTAGAAAAGCAACTAGTCTCTCTCATAACATTTTGTTTTAATATAAAAGAACATAGTAATATAATAATTAAAGGTTAATGCAGTCAACACTATAAATGAACCCCGGAACATAAAAGACATGAGTAAACACTTTAACAAAGAAATTCAAGAAATTAGGTAACAATAAATGCAGAAAGTACACATATAGTTAATACAAATTTAAGAAAAGGGTAACTCAATAACTTATTACAAGGGAAAATTTGAGTGAAACTAGTTACATGGAATTGATTGTAGGATAATAATTACATGATATCAAGTAGATATTTCTTAGTCCTTCTTTTAAACTAGTTTGGAGGCAAACAACTTTTAATTATATTTGGGAGGTCATTCAA
This genomic window from Procambarus clarkii isolate CNS0578487 chromosome 1, FALCON_Pclarkii_2.0, whole genome shotgun sequence contains:
- the LOC138367397 gene encoding sulfotransferase 1C4-like; translation: MTQLASGHTVEVLEGEELEHQERDFQGYTNGLIRLNPGRWLYPADYTKFADNLFKFKFRESDSVVMTWPKCGTTWMQEIVWTLRNNPDLDHPLASLSVLARSPFLDLDMLMLSKNIPPLDDSNPLVEAFKVMCPGKDPKDGVMLQLAEAIPDPRTIKTHLPFSLLTPDLLDTAKVVYVARSPKDVVVSYFHHSRLILGHGYTGSLDQFVQYFLDDNLVYGPYWLHMKEAWEKRDHPNMHFVFFEDIKNNTMLELRKLNEFLNTNLTEEQLQKVAHYTSFSEMKSREEKNFVFESVFDKLVLSSDGGFFRKGVIGDGQKRLSPEQQAKVDQWTKEHTHDFGASFKYST